AATGTTAGTTTCCAAAAACATAAACCAACAAATGCTCAGCTTCTagtcaaatttgttttcttgataTCAGCCAAATGAAAGCTTCTCTCTAATGGCATGGTGACTTTACTCCATGACTTGTAATGTTTCAGACAACTTCTCATGTGTCCAAAAATAGTATAACTAATCGGGTCGAGAATTACTCTGAAGAAGATTGGAATTTAATCAAAATAACCATTTTCCTGCATTTTGTTCTACCAATTAAAGGTTGATAAGGAATCACAAAAGAATTTCATTCAAACCTTTAATCGCCGAGACAGACTTTCAAATTAATATCAATCACAAGTTGTCAGAACTTAGCATCACCGTTGCGGTTATTGATCTGTCAGCCAATTGGGTTGTTGTTTACAGCTTTTAACTCTTAGCTATAGAATACGTCCATCACCTCCTACTCCCCTTTCCGTAGCATTATGAATCAGCAAAATGCCCAAAACGTAAACGAAAACTCGATGAAACGCCATGATTGTAGTCAGCTATCTTCTAGCAATCCAAATGCTATATGGATTCTAAATGCATCGAATTTAAATACCGTAGCTTTAATTGTAGGGATTACTTCTAATGTCTTTAACAGAGAACTGTCTTTCCATGAAAATGGTATTATATCTATTGATTGTAGTAAAAACTGCTGACCTGTTTAAACggaacaattaaacaaaaaacaaggaaTGACAGGAAATTACACGCGGACGGATTTAGTTGTAATAGAGAGAGTTGGAGAAACATAAACTAGACAACTCTGTTAGTGGTCGAATACAGACAAAGAGAGGGCGCCACCAAGAGAAGTTGGTACAGTAATTCTAAGCTGACAGCAGAGCATTTCAATAATTAGCTAAAAACAGCAGATAATATTGAAACCTGGCAAACAAGAAGGGGAAATATTGGGCATCTTATCCATTATTCAATCtgtgttacaatgtattaagaTGAGTGACTATAGGAGAGATTTATATTTAAAGTTGTAATTCTCGAAAACAATATCAATTTATCTATAGTCATGCTTGAGGGGTATATGGTACGCACGAGTGAGAGAGGGAGGGACATGAATTATTTTTGGAATTCGTCTTCTCTACCAATGGCCACAATAGTGACGTTAATGGGAATTAAATGATTTTTTGCTACATATAAAACAATTATCTTTCTTTTACGCTTAGCTAGCCATATGAACAATTCGTTAGCAAGGAAATAGACAACATACTTGGTGATATAATCGAAACTCATGTTTGGAGAAAAAGTCCTTGAAAACGTGAAATTTTTTTTGAAGATGACATTTAGATGATACGATTTCATGACTTCCTTATTTCGTCTAGAGTAGTCGTGTTGTTTGAAAGAGTGACGCCCTAAACTAATTCGAATCGCAGCTATAATGTAGCAGTGCTTATTGGATAAGATTCGGGACCGAATTTGTCCTCTTTCATTGCTTCTGGTTTATAATCAAAATTATAATGTAAACGCCATTGGATGTGAGTAAGAAGCTAGATCTGATAACTCAATTGCAGGAACTTTGAACAACTTCCCGAACCCCATCAATCGGAAGTTGTCTGATCATTTACAGCTATATTCgtaataacaaatataacaaagagCCCTCCAAAAAGTACAgttaataataagaaaaacacCTGAAGGATTACAAAGAAAAAGTGATTGAGATAAAGATCGTTTCCTCATAGAAATGATTATAGATATGgatcataattgacaaataaatagtattgttttagaaaaaaaatattggaatcTTCGTGtgcaatacttggcagtggaatgaaaagtacaaaattctGATCATGTCATTTACATATTCtactgtgtactttgcaaagagggtaattatgtaggtgaaacaggttcTCTGTTCGGCTTACGTTttcaataatcacaaaaaaaaagttcattcgtgataattttgcaggatgtCCGAAAATTTTAATCTTCATTTACATTCTTTTagaacctaaaatgtattttaattgtctCTAACTAGAAATCCATAACTGAACGTAAATCTttggcctcaacaaagacttggtaCCCCTAAATGACTACCAGTTCCActaacatatgtaatccgttcttcctATTCTTTGCttcttaatccgcttcctgtatagccATGGGTTATTTGCTTATATTTCCAGCAATGTTACTTTCACTTATCttgcgtcatactttcattgtgttactttattaataattattattattatttagccTAGGACTGGGAGGAAATGAAGCCTTCACTCAACTCAGGACAGTTCGTTCCCTCATCAATTCGTTCCACTTGCCTTGAAATTTCTTGTTGTGGAACGCTGTCTCAAACCATCCAAGAGTTAACTTCTAATAATGTGCAGCGGAGAGGTTTTCCtagatttataaaaaaaaatctggaacGCATAGCTTCCTGAAAAGTTACGATAGGTGTAAATAAGTGCGCATCAGTGTGTGGAATTAAGTGAAGGAGCAAAGTTTCCATAATAGATACTCAAAGATCAGAGAGGACTAGAGATGGGTGCAAtctggggagggagggggcggAATCGGAAGTCTTAAGATTACCTTAATTCTGTCATTAAAATGGACCCTCTGTACATTCTGTACGACAAATTTCACTATTTGGATGTATTGTAATCAGGCGGCGTGACTGACTACTATTTTATTTAGCATTTCACCGATTTTAAAAGGACAATTTCGTGTTACAACTGTCTGAATTTCGTAACGAAAGGTCAATTTAATAACACAACGGCACTTTTTCATTAAGAAAATGTATGGGGAAAGATACTTTTCGTTAAAAAATACAGCACTCCTAATTTatgaaaagaggtacttttgaGACTTTGCCGTTGTGAACTGGTGAATGGTCAAAAGTAATTGAGTGTGTTGCCGTACCTGAAgtcgattcacacagagattacagtaactactgtaaatcttaaaactttgtaccacagtagaaactggatcgtgctgataaatatgataaatcggtagTATGTGCTAGTAGATTAACAGCAAGAACTGAGGATaagtgtaatcccaacaaatgcttCAAACTGGATTCGTTGGGACTACACATATCcttagttcttactgtaatatGAATAACACATGCTATAGTGTTATAGTAGATCAAGTTtatactttggtacaaaacattaagatttacagtaggtAGCTGTGTTCTATGTGTGTACCGGGTGCCTGGATATGTATTATATGGAaataaacctcttataacaatAAGGAATTAAAGAATGAACTTTTCCCATGTTAACAATTTATTCTAGCaattggaaaatcaaataaatcatgaGCTTAACACTAAATGTTTTTCGAAAAATTCTGAGGTAAATGATTCAACCTTCATGTTTGTGTCAATAGAACATAAATATGGTCTCATTTTGATATAAGTTATTCTACATGCTTTTTGTCtatcaaatataatatttaacagACACTCATATCCAATCAACGATTCCAAAATAagttattttatatcaaaattgttAGCAATAGGAGTCGATGGAACCACATAATTGTACtaaacaaaattgatgaaatgaTATTTATGAAGTCATTGATCCTAAGGTAATATTTCCACAAAGTGCAAAGAGGATGGTAgtctcagtttttttttacaatttgaaacGCAATCTTATACCCTGAATGGGCACGAGATAAGACCTGACGAGGGGCAATAACTGGTTTCCCCAAGGCCTGGAGTCATTGAGGAGATCCACTGGGAAGGATTGTAAATTTACCGAAGAAACTTTATAAAGTATAATGTATTGCGATTTTCCATTATAAAATTGAGGGGGAAATGAAATGTGCAAGCAAACTATCTGTAATTATGGAGCCACTTTCCTCCTCTAGGGAATGATttattttatacaaaatattgataaaagaCAAACTGACTGAAATGTTAGACAATGGAAATGCAAAGAATGCTTGGAGTGGGGTTCAAAAAGTGGCCTCTGGATTACAAGCACACCGCTTCACAAATTCAGTTTCCAGCCCTTAGATGGTGAGCTCCCTATATGACCATTCAATATATACAATTACTATATATTTAAAGCcgaatttctcttgaaatatcTCCCCTTGCATTTTTTAGGTAGAATCCGACAGAAACTTAGGCGTGATCCCATGTTAAACGGTAGCAACGTACTGTCGCTTCTGACTGGCACCCACATCAAAGAACTGGATGTGGGGATTTCAAACAACAgactaagggctggatagcccAGTTGGTACTGCGCTGTGTCTGTTATCCAAACGCCACTGGTTCGAATCCAGTTCTAGCCATGACAATTTCTTTGctcctttttaatattttgttgtagTGATTCAGTACTTATATACGATTATCCTTGCTTGTATAAGCTCTATAGTTGATTCCTATAATAAATGAGTTTAGCAGCGTACAACAACATCAGACGTATTGGTGTTTGCCAAGCAGAATAGAAATGACacagggaggagggaggaggtaGAGAAGAGACCATGGTATGTTACGTTAACTTAATGAGAAAGCACCGGATTAGGGGTGGGGAAGAGGGTGTAGAAGATACCCCATGGCCTCACGAAACTAAAGCATGCCGTATATTGGTTGGATCTTTGCAATCATAATATCAACTTCAGTATAGTACTATTGATCACAGTGCTACTTAAATTAATACAGAAAGAAAACcaatatgcaatgtaaatattaaagttgatcacgtgtatttgttttgatatatatggagaaaaagaaagagaaaggcACCACAGAGTTTGGTGAAGCACCATATGTGAGAAGAAGCCCGAGTATTGCTCGGTAGAAGTATAAAGAACACTGACAGGTACAATCAATTTTTCGCCCAAAAAGGAATGGGGTGTAGTTTAAAGAGGTCTAACTTTCATTTCGGTAAATTTCAGATTACAGTTTCCCCCAGGAAGGCCAGTCCATTCAATACAAGCATCCACAAAGTCTCCAGTGCGAAAGAAATATCGAGAGTTGAGATCACATTCGTCGCATCGGTTGTACCACCAGGTACTACCCTGCGACAAGGCACAATTACCAGTACCGTGTTTGTCATTATCCTTGTCGTTCGTTGTGAAGGACATGTTTCTGTGAATTGCAAATGAGTCCGCGCCTGTAACCaaataagaaaaacataaaGAATTAAACcaataaacaaaacatggtaTAGGTACGCGATCAACTTATATACAGAAAGAAGGCACATATTTATTCCAAATACATATTTAAGTTTAATCtataataaaaatttaaatttaaattgttatttCAGTGACAGAAACTAATatggaaaagagaaataatCCACACTGGTAGTTGAAAACCACTTCTCAATCTGTTTTGTCCcaaactcaagatatggttaattGAATGAAATCTGTTTTGACTGACAAAACCCTCGATTCTTCCCCGGAGTTTATCACAGTTGTAGGTTTTTGATGTCATCACTGCGAGTGTGTATCAAAGTCTTTACTTTTTCTTTACCTTAGCCACTGTAATAATTATGAATAAAGTTCACCATgtctaattattgatataaatgAAATCTGTATTGTCGATTTGAAGCGTAAGTCGACTTAATATTTCGTTTACAGTGTACCCTATAGCTCATGTTGAACATGAAACACTAAACAAACACAGAATGTAAAGTAGTATACATTATTTCATAACACTTATAGGCAATTGAACGAAcgtattttttattgtttttttttttccactgcAGTAATCTTAGTCCTTGGGAGATATTTAGCCATAGTTAACCCTGTGATATAATTTTTTGCCGTATCTTAACAAAAATGTTCACACACGATTAAGGATTTCGATATAATATTAATTTGCTTTAATATGTCTTATTTTCGATAAAATCAACtctgaacattttattaaatgatGTACCGTTGGAGGGTGTTCTTTACCTACTTGAGCTAATAAATACATAACAAATCTATAAGAATTTGTTTCATTCTTATTGTGTACCCATTTCTTAATTCTTATtcttatatatttcttattcaTTCGTTCTCAATTGCATATTTAAATGAAACGAAAATACTTAAAGGAACTTAGcccacaaaatatatattttgaaagggTATAGAGAGTCATTTTTGTTAGAGTAGCACAAAATACTAACATGTACTCTCAGGTAAGTGTTGTCCGAGCTCGACCAGTCTGTATTTACTGCTCTCGTCACTGATTCGGAATCGATCATATTTGGCAAAGTAAGGAACGCCGTGTAGGTTATTCATATCAATCCGAATCTcatatttctttgattcgtCAAGAGAGAGATTTTGTCGTTACCTAACCAAAATTCCCCGTTCAGAAAACAGAATCACTGCCAAGTGGGCCTTCCATGGCACAATCAATGTTTTATATAATGGCCGTAAAAATGTTTGTGCTacgagagcctgaagttttcgtcactcttaaacaaacctcttcactcaatAGTAAACAaatttcgtacgctgctcctgggaggacTAAAGGGGTCTacaattgcctcaattgacatTAGTTTGTGCCACATGTACTTTCATTCATGTTCTTCAACGTGCAGGctacaaacatatcaaaaaagatgttctcctgcctCTTGTGGCatttttcctgaaggagaacattcGGGCGGATTggtatagactctaataggagtttCCCACCTAAAGCCTACAATGATTCTGTTTTGTACGATAAGAACAATCCATAtcgttacagtactgtacatgtaccacCATTACCAATAAAAAGTTTGAAACATGATTATGTTGGAAGTTCTGGTAATTGTTGGGGACCCCTGGATCAATCTACAAGGTGTGAAACCTCCTTGGCTAGAGCCTGTAGGACATAAACAACTACAACAGCCAAATGTATGATCGCGTGTGCATTTGTTTATTACGTTGACCTTTTTAACCTCAGTTTAAGTACATCTCCACTTCTCGCGATCGCGTGCACCTCGAAGCTGATTAATTGAAACCATGCATGATGTCTTTCTATAAGTGATTGTTCTCAACATAGAATAGTTCCTTTTCAACTATTGTATAAAGCCTTGCTGTGAAACAATAAGTCAGTTCTCACCGCCTTAACGAATATACTAACTGGTAAATTGAGCACAAAAGAAGCTTTAATAGTTACCGTGAACAGGCATGGCTATCGAGGGATTTGTAGCTAATATAAGTCTAATAAAATGGTTTTGTCAATATATCTTAGTTGCAGTTGCCAGTGAATACACTTTTTGATATGTTCAGCTCAGAAATACACTTAATTAAAGACGTAGACTTTCCTCAATTGTATTGACAGTGAGTAAACAAAGaaatcattcattttatttttttattttttattgttgcttttggcttttttttttgccttattggttcttgatattgattattttggtttttgttactatttgtttttaggtgttacatttgtaaagcgctttgagcagctttgctgattatgcgctatataagtattactcactattattattattattattattattattttgatttatgGTAGGACGATCTGCAAATAAACCTTCACCGCTGCCTTTTAATGGTTTGAGCGAAAAATCAATCAAACGCTTTTAATGAATTTACTGAATGGTATACCGAACACAAAAGAAGCTTTAAGAAAAAAGATATTTTTCCTTCGATTTTATTTCTAATGAACAGGCGAGGCTTCATCATGAACAACGCACCATCAAAGTCCCTACCACTAAGCAACAGTggcatatatcaatatatatatatatatatatatatatatatatcaatatatatcaatatatatatatatatatatatatatatcaatatatatatatatatatatcaatatatatatatattaattaatcttCAGACACATTGTTGAATTTTCCTTTATTTGCAACAATTGCCTTAATATGATCATGtatgtgtatttatttgtttcattgtgttatgattgtacagagtgcacccctggctctttgaatctgacaattttacacagaataaccactcattaggcaagccaagccgtaaatactatatatctgtctaccacttgctacacattcaattcttatttatacgctttaacacaccagtagaatcactgtggtcgagtggtacggacttcggttcgtgacacgtagatccggggttcgattcctaccttcgcctgatgagtgcCAAGAGGACGAAACCgttcgtgaagtggaatttttctggtgtgttattctttattgaattaatatatatctgtcataccacttgctataCATTCAGTTctcctatttatatatataaatatatataaataaatatatatatatatacatatacatatatatatatgtatatgtatatgtatatatacatacatacatacatacatacatacatacatacatacatatatatatatatatatattccatattaATTTTCATGGAAAGACTCAGAATAGTGACTTACAATAGTGACTTAGCAGCCAATTAGGTTTCGTGTATCGCACCTCCTATATGCTTTGATAGTCGTTCCTGGACAAAATGTAACCATGACTGGTGTCACACGAGTATCTAAACATCATAACTTAGGAATGGCACAAATTATCTTATTCCAATTTTCTAAGTCCAATTTACTTAGTCCAATTTTCTAAGTCCAATTTACTAAGTTCAATTTTATACTGCAGTAGACCATTGATATAAGTTAGACATGATATGCATGAACAAACAGATAACTTGTGCATTAAAACAACCATATATAGTAGAGCATTGTTAGTGTCCGGAGAAACAAGAATAATGTAGCAAAGACATATTGCTCGTAATGGTCATATAGGCTACATGTGAACTCTATTCTATAAATCCATAGTCCACAACCGCTAAGTGTTCGTGGACAGTGGTAGTACCTGTTAAACAGAAATGTGAAACACTTCAGAAAAAAAGCAATAACATACGAAAGGGCAGAACGAAAGGGAAACCCAACGATGTCACTAAAGTGTATTTGTGGGGGACTAACGAAATAACTATAAGAAATGGCCGCAATATTATTAAAACATAAGACTTGTACCAAAAGCATGGCTATAACttccagtgaaaaaaaaaacatatttgttttacttaaaCGATATCCATCGTCACTATAAAAcgatatttatattcatatctGTGGCAGTCATATTTGAGACGTAACTTAATGTTTCTGGAGTTGCTATGGTGAATTCAGTAATTATTGAAAGAGTTATAAGTATACATAAAGTACATTCACACTTCTCAATCAGAGCAGTTGTCTTGATGTGATTCTTAGCTCGCATCGTCTGTTTTCCAACTATTTACTTCGTAGATTTGAGACGTTTCGGAAGGAATCATGAAGCCATTCACAATAATCGCCGCCATGGTTTGCGGAATTTATTTACTGCTCGAAAGGACCGAGGGTAAGCTGCACCTCTTAACGTGTTTCTTTTAGCTCCATCTTTACCAAGAAAACGTGCTATTTCAAAGCTTGATTCAGGATGATGAGTTCCCTAATTTTCTGTATAGATAtgtcataaaatatttattaaaagtaGTATGGCAATACTTATAACGATGTAGTGGACAAATAGACTTCCCTTATCTTGAAActtaatataaatatgtgtcatttcagccgattcacacagagattacagtaaatactgtaaatcttaaagttttgtaccacagcaAATACTGcaggatcgtgctgacaaaccTGATAAATCGGAAGCATGTGccattaggattacagtaagaactgcggatatttgtaattccaacaaatgaATCAatctggatttgttggaattacacatatccccAGTTCTTACTGCAATCCTTATtgcacatgctaccgaattatagcacgattcagtttatactgtggtacaaaactttaagatttacagtagtaattgtgttctctatgtgtatcggtGGTCATTTACAAGTTATCGGTTCAGTGGAATCAAAATGTGGTTATCCTATCATTATATGTCATGTTGTTATTGACGTAAtttctatatataatatttgtcttTTGAGTAATGCTGCCACAATATTAAGCTTTCAATTCGCTAAAGGGATTAACGTCTGTGAAAGAGTAGATCTAACATTTCTGTCGCTGTATATAGTCGCTGTATAGTGACCACAGCGAGGTAAACAGTAAATAAATCACGTTAAATTATGTccatatcaatttcagataACTGTCATAATTTTCAAACGTTTAGGGGTTTGATATTGACGCCAGATGTTCACCTAAAGTTAACGATGCTCTGAagattatcaatattaaacacgAACATTGTAAAGCTATTATCATAAAATTTAGAACTTTACCAACTTGCTTTAAGCATAGACATAACCTTTACTATATCATATCTGCCAGGCCTTTCAATGTGGTTCTTTCATGACACACATATATTTCTAATCGACAGTTTTAACATGTCTTATGATACGTTACCTGTGCTGTATTCAAAGAAATGTGCCTCATATGTTAAACTTGACTATGTGCTCTAATTTGTGACAGTGTATATAggttaataattataacaagCTATACTGTTTCTATGTTCGAGTAAGAGCATCACGTTTCGTTTTTTAGAAGTTTACAATATATTACTCAATAATTCAGCGATCTGAATAAACTAAGATCTCTGAGACTTATTAcatttaaatatgtatgtaaaaTGCAggttatttttcaaaaatttcttcaaaaatgctTTGACATACAAAAGAATTTTCTTGACGTAAAAGAAGATTTAGAAGTTTTCACTGTCATTCATACATGTGAGACTAAACATATCGTTTTATCAAATTTACTGAATGTTACTCATAGCAATATATACTAACGTCAAACAAATACATCGTAAATTATGCAAATAGCACGAAATTTTATAATGAACTAGAATAGTTTTCTAAGGATAATATCTAtcgagaaaaataaaaataggtaACAAGGAGGAAAAGAATCATATCTTTCATGAATTTCATTCcttgtgttaaatatatatactaaatacgTCATTATTATTCCTCTTCAAGGAAAGACTTGCTATTACACAACAACAATTGACGAGAATGGCGCTGTAAAGTGGAACAGAGACAAAGGAgattgtgatgtcatcaaattTGGGGGTGTTAAGACTACCGCAACACCAAACACAGGTGAGGGTGTTTATCAGAGCATAAATATTAAACTATTTTATGATGACTGGGAGCCATGGCAGAGTAGAAACTTcacaaatgttatattttatttactgttTTGTCGA
This window of the Apostichopus japonicus isolate 1M-3 chromosome 9, ASM3797524v1, whole genome shotgun sequence genome carries:
- the LOC139973952 gene encoding ficolin-2-like; this translates as MNNLHGVPYFAKYDRFRISDESSKYRLVELGQHLPESTCADSFAIHRNMSFTTNDKDNDKHGTGNCALSQGSTWWYNRCDECDLNSRYFFRTGDFVDACIEWTGLPGGNCNLKFTEMKVRPL